The sequence CAAGACTTATTAATATGCCATATCTAAGAGTAGCTTGCAGTGATGTTGCATATGAGTATTTGGCCAACGTTTCATTTGTAAATGCATACAATGTCCTTATATACGAAACTGCCTGCATCACACACAAAATATAGACTAAGCTGAGAATCAGCAGCACTAAAATATTTCAACAAATGGAGAGAACTTCACCATTCTTTCCCCTTTGTAAATTCAAAATACTAAAGGAAAAGTTAAGATCAAACTAAAGTGCTCCTTGTCTTACTAACATTTAGAGGAATCATGAACTACATATTATCAACAAGGATGGCCCAAAACACAAGTAGCATATTACTTTATTTCCCAGTCAGAAAAAACAGTATAAACAAACCCAAACATAACAAATCCAAATTAAATGGATGAAACCTGAAGTGTAATTCAACCTCGGGGATAAATGGGATATGCACAGATAGACTTCATGAGAAGCTACGTGCTAGCAGTAAACTAGAGAGTGTTCTCTGGCAACTGATGATCTTACATGACCCAACCATGACGCGGAATGAGCCCAATGATAATCCCCACCCCCAAACTTTACAAAACCAAGAATTAAAGTACAGTAACTATGCTAACAAAAACTATACATATTAATAGATGAAAGATATTCTATTAAGTTACCAAAGTGAGAGACTTTTATCCTAACCAGAAAATCTGAAGCATGAAGACTCTTATGGAATATATAATCTTGAAATTTAATCAGACATATTTGAACAAAGAATATGGCTAATTTCTAGGGTAAAAGCAATCAAATATAAAAAAGGAAAATACTTGGAAGACAGATTTGAAATTCAAACAGCAAATCACCTGCTCAGCAATGCTAGCTGCTTCAGCATATGCATCTTGGATATTCTCTGCAAGTCTATGGAGAAATATATTTGATATTCCTCCCGCGGCAACAATAAAGGGACCCGTTGCTAATGTTATTAAAGCAATCTGCCAACAGTTGATAAGGCCGATGACAAGACCACTGAAGAATGTAGCCATATTATGAATATAATTCCCAACCTGTatcatcaaaagaaaataaacaggTTATATGGGATGACTGAAGATATTACCTGTAAAGAAGTTAACATTTATTTCACATAATGAAGAAATTTACACACATGATTGAACCAAGACACACCTTTTCGCTAAGAGCAGACTGGATAAGCAGCACATCACTCAATACTTGACTCACAATGTCTCCATTATTCCCATAAGTATCGAAAAAACTCATATCCTGATTTAATAATACTTGAACATAGTTGGATCTGATGACAGCAGTTTGTCGTTCTCCAGTCAAAATCCAACATGAAACCTCTATTAAACAGGGAAAATACAGCATTAGTATGGAAAGAGAATTAAATGAAGTATCTAATAAAACACATTTCTGACGATTAATTTCAATTCACATTTAATTTTACCAATCCAGCCGGCAACAAAAACTCCCGCTGCAATGTAAACAATAGTTAAAGCAAGCTGCAAAATAATAAAAAGAGGGAATTTAGCATAAGTTCACTAGTTCAGAAATTGAAAGCTCTGCAGAACACTTAAGATCATTTGTCATCAAATAATATCTTCTAAAATTTCAAAAACTATATCAAAAGTAGACAACAAAGAATCAGATTCAGATAGGCAAATCATATAAAGAGTTGGAGAATAAGTGTTCCCTTGAATTCAAGCATTTTATGCACGTCTGTTTCAAAGGTCCCCAAATAAAGTACATAGAAAAAAGCCTCCTAAAATTTCTATTCTCATCTCAAGTATGTTAAAATGTTAACTTCTTTACATAATGAGCTTTAAAACTTGACACAGTTACATTACATGCCAACCcctaaggcttggttgttgttgtacaGTTACAATACATAATCCTGGATATTAACTTAACACAAGTATGAAGCTATCTAGGTTAGTTTCTCACAAAAACTAGCTAAATGTAGAAAGTAGCTTATAATAAGCCCAATGGCAGGTAACTCCCATAATCATATCATTATCTCGCAGCAAATAGACCCGGTAAGAATACTACAATTTCAAAAAGTAGGAAGGAGGGCGAAATCTAAAAAGAAGATAATAGTACTCAAACTCCTTAAAAGGAGTGTAACAGCTGCTAAAACGGAAGGTATCTGATGGTAAAAGAGGCCATTATTAGTCACACAAACTATATATTAATCAACTCTTCATACAGTTTGGGAATTCACAAGTGTTATGGTTTATGATAGCTGTTGCATGTATTATGTTCTAACTTCTAAGTAAAGGATATTTGCCATCGACTCGTCATGAAACAAATAACCATGTCATTAATACAAATAGGAGCACGATCAGTATAATCTATACCTTCAATTTAATACATATCCTCTACCTTGCATAATTACATTTCCTTCTTTTGTCTCTCTCTTTACATAATTGACAAGGAAAAACAAAATTGTAAGCACCATAATAATAACTATcccttacaaaaataaaaatgaaaaatcaggCCTCCACTCATTTGATAAATTACAAGCAGACAATTCTAACTACCTGCCAGGAAATAAAATATATTCCCTCTGTCTCTATTTGTAAGACCCTTTGGCACTTTTTACACATTAAGAAAAGTTGGTAGTGTAATATTGTAATTAATGAGTATAATTTGTGTGACTACAACTAAATTACACTTgtgtataaatataattaatgttgatttttcatatttcaaggcaAATCGGTAGTATTAATCAGAGATACATTTGGAAAGAGAGTAATAAATGCATCTAGAAATTTGTAGAGGATCCTATATTTAGGGacgaacaaattttcaaaaagagtCTTATAATTAGGGACAGAGGGAGTAGTTAAATACTTCTTGATTGTTGTTCAATGGAAATTTCATATTTGTTTCATGGTATTGGGTCAAGTGGGCTTATGTTTTTTAGCAGAAAATTCAATCTTACTTCGATATCCTTTCTAGTAACAGTTAGAGGTCTTCTTAGAGGATTAGAACTGGACTCCTTTGCCTTGGAGGATATGTCATTGGTATAAGAGGCCTACTTAAAAAGCTGCaaagttttttttctctttcgtAATAACATGAACAGTCATATGAAGGTAGAAAACTGCATCCAAGTTATGTACTCTTGTAATGAAATAAAACCATAGAAGTAAAATATGATGCTTAGGTTTCTCCAAGATACTATCTTGCTTTCATCCATTTTGTACTCTATCCAGACTTATTTCCCATGAAATACAGCTAAACAAATTAATCCCATCAAATTAAAAACTCTAATTAACTCCTGCTCTTAATTTTCTTTTCCCCAAAATATATCAAACTCAAACCCTCTCTTGCCCACGGGTATTGTTCACAGCAACCAAGAACACACCATGTAGATAAACTTCTCTCTATAACTTGCAAATTGCATTTCCTTTAACATGCGCCCACTGAAACTTCAATATTTTTCTAACCTTGATGTCGCCCTAGTAAATTCAAACTCATTAAATCCTAAATCCCTTCTATCATTATTGTATGGTTATGAGATCAAAAAAGTCTTAAAACATACTAGGGATATCTGATTTCTATAAGCTCAGGCTGGTGAGATGTAAGTACTTTTTTGAAACGTAGCTCCATAACTCAACCGACTGATGTAGGACTCATTTATCTATAAACTCACTGAATTGAACAAACAATCCATAGCCCCAATGATTTCATTTATTAAGGACAATGTTGTCAATCACGGATCGCGGAAAACAGCAATTTATTCAAATCATGTTATGATATAGAGCTATAGCACCGCTGTAGCCACTATTTGACAATGATTTACATTGCATATCATATTGCAGAACAATAACAATCTGTTCTAATTCCGCTGCATTATAAGGCTATAGCGCCGCTGTAACCGCTATTTAACAGCACTGATTAAGGATAGGCAAAAATATCTCAATAATATTCAACAATCTACCATCATAAACGCATACAGATAGACATGAATATAAATTCCAAGAAAAATCAATTATGTAATTACCTAAAGCAACATAGCGCTGGTTTAATGTAAGAAGTGCAGTTAGTAttactaaaacaaaataaaaagagtgCACTGCAGAGAGTGAAAACAACCCGTTTTCAAAAGCAGCCAAAGTCATGACAAAGATCAAAAGAACTAAACGACTTTTGGAATTTCACATTGTCAAATCAATTAATTTTCGCCAAGAACCACAATCAATAATATAGAGAGTCTAACTTCAAGATGTTTCTAAGCATTGAAGTTCCCATATGTAGACCAATTTAGTTCCAACATGAAGCCGGAAAACTGACAAAGCAGTACAGGTTCCATCATACAAGACACATATTCATATACGTAGTTTAAATCCTAAGTATAACTTCCCCAAAATATAGTCCACCACCGCAATTGCAGACACATACATTCGCCTGCATTTTACCGCATTATAAAAGTTCAAACCATAAATGCAATCGCAATTTTTAAACCATGTCTCGTTCTAAGTGAGCAAAATCAAACTATCAGAAACAACAACCTACATCTAAAAGCTATGCTTAGAAGCATCATCTTTCATTACCAAGTCTAACATCAACAAAGCTATTCCACTATTTCGACGAACGAATTTCCAAATTCAAGCATCAATTACATCTCAACAGTGCAAACCAAAAACAAATAACTAAAACAAAAATCAGAAGCAAAGCAATAAATAACTAGGGTTTCATTTCACGCATATACAAAATTTCACAATCTAACCTCAGTGAACCTCTCAAACCTCTCCTGCGACCCCGCCGGGAGATCATCCATCCTCAGCACATGAATAACCTTCGCAAAGTAATGCAAATAAACCACCAGCGCCGTTCCATGAGCCGCCGCAGCAACCGAACCAACCGCCATCAGAAACCAATCAAACCTATCAGCACACGCAAACAGCTTCGAGAAAGGCACAGCAGCAGGCGGCGGCTCCATCTCCTCCTGCTCCTCCATCTCCTCCTCAACCTCCACCTGTTGCGACGTCGAGTTCTCCGCGCCAGGGTCCAAATACGGCGACGGAGACTCCGGTGGCTCCGACACCTCCGACACCGGCGTCAGCGGTTGTACATGCGGCGGAGACCACCCGAACAATCCTCTCGAACTCATCATCTTCTCTGAATCAGAAATTCTCAATTCAACAGatctaataaattaaataactattctgtttattttttgtttgttctCCGGCGAACGACGTCGTCCTGGCCTTCGCCGGCACCGTCGTCGCCGTGACCTTATAACAGTTTTCAGGTGGAAAAAACGGTTAGAGAGAAATGATAGAGTAACCGGTGCAGCACGAGAGATTTGTGAATGCTTtgggttttggttttggtttgttAGGTTTAACGGTCAAACTCCGGCGTGTACAAGCTatgagttgtttttttttatttgttgaaatattctttttttttttaattttgttatttgtttattgtttattattatcgCTTTATGGTTTGAGTGCGTTGTGACAACAATGGCATGCATGCAAAGCTGGAAAAACGGTAAAAGGGTGTTTTGGTAAAGTCACAGTCAACAATGATGGTTGTGAGTTGAAATGACTTGGATGACCTTTCTGGATGAACTTTATgtgttacttttttattttattttaagtttttatattatattcttttatgaataatatataaaataacttttgtgttattttttaatataatgtttttctgttttaatattattttgtgttataattttttttatataaagctTATATATTAAGAAGTGGAAAAAATGGGTTGGCTAAGCCCACAAGGAAGCCAAAGCAGGAAAAAAACTAGTGTACAAATCTAAAATTGGGCATTCCCAATTTGTTCAAAATAAGCTCTTTCCTAATAGAATCAGGGGGAGAGTTCCACCAAGAAGTCCCGTCAAGAGCCAGTCCTAAATTAGCTAACGAGTCGGCACAGCGATTGCCTTCTCTATATGTGTGAGAAATCCAGAATTGCATGGATTTAGATATGGCAATACAGTTATTCCATCTGTTACTTAGGTGCCAAGGAACAAGCGAAGGCTTGGAGAAAGCCGTGACCGCAATTTGGGAGTCCGATTCAATCCAAATAGCATTCCAACTGTTTTGCTTGGCTCTCTCAATTGCTAAGATAATTGTCATAAGTTCTGCATAAAAAGAAGTCTGAATTCCAAGATTCATGGCAAAACATCCAACAAAATCTCCCTTACTATCTCTATAGATTCCCGCACAAGCAGCAAGCCCCGGGAATCCTAAAGTTGAGCCGTCAGTGTTACACTTCAGCCAACTTCCAAAAGGCGGGGTCCAAATGACTTCAATGATTTGAGGAGCTTTAGGGTGTCTTGTTTCAACATTAAAGGCTTTGAGGATTATGAAATCAGAAATGGCAAgagtaattatattttttaaagtatgtTTTTTAACTATAAGTGGTAATAACTCGAAAAGTATGAATATTGTGTAGCATAAATGAGtagtttcttatttatttatttgaccaAACATAAATGCAATATGTCTCTCTTTATCCAAAAGTATCTCTACCATAATTATAAAGCTTACATTTAATTATGTTGACcagaattttaattataattttgaaagaatgattaacgatttgaatattttttttttcaaaatttttttagtaattttgtaaaatattataaGATCATCTACAAAAACAACGTGGCTATGAATGATTGTCTTACCTGTGTATATCAATTTATTTGAATCCATGATTGCTTATCCAATGTCTCTTTAACAATGTAAAAGAACAATGGAGATGGAATGGAGATGGAAGATATCCTTATCTCACTCCTCTAAAATAAGAAAAATGGtatgtttgtttcagctttaaaaaaatggatttttttttgtatttttgaaaatagatttttcaaaaccgtttttcaaaatattacaataatttttataaaaatctatttgaaatagcttcaaaatgaagtgattttttgaaattttgatatccaaattttgtatccataaatagattaaatacctaaaatcacattttaagaataactattcaaacaaaattttcatttgaaacttttataaaaagtttctttgtaaaatttttttcaCCAAATtttataacactataaaaatcatttttaaaaaaagccaaaacaaacgagCCCAAAATCTTGCAgtttttccatttattatgtttGATAATTTGATTGGTGTAAAATGATAAGAATTATATCACAAATGTTTTATCAAAGTTAAATTGAACAAAAGCTTTAATAAAATATTGTCATACTACCTCTAAAGGATTCTTGTCTATAATATTAATGATTTCTCAAGTAATCTCAATGCAATCATAAATATATATGCCCGTAATAAAACTTTTTTGGTGTTCTAAAACAGTTTTAGGAGCTAAGATGAACAACTTGTTTGCAATGATCTTAGAGATGATTTTGAATTGAAAATTTGCAAGTGCAAAAGTTTTATACAACTCAATATAATCTAttccatattttttatatatagaaGTCACACTGACTAAATTGAGATTAGAAAGGATTCAACTTTATTCAAAGAATTGATTCACTAAATTAATTTTACGAAGATTTTGAGAGTAATttgttgttttaaaattttaaaaagataaattatgagagggttaaaattgaaatttcaaaaaattagggATGTCGGTTAGAGTTATGGGGGTGCCAGGTAAAGTTCCCTCATGTTTCCCTTTCTTGTGGCCCAAATCCATATGTGGAACTTTTAACATAGACAACTTCTATTAGTTCACCATGCAGGAAAGCACTTTTAACATTAAGTTGGTATGCCTACCAGTTTCTACATACTTCAGTATTAGAACAGTTCTTACGGTGTTCTATCTTGCCATAGGAGAAAAGACTTAAGTGTAATATATGTCATACCGTTGAGAGTACCCTTTAGCTGTCTTATACTTCTTTACCTCTCCATTTTCATTGCACTTGGTTTTGTAGATCCACTTGGCTCCCATCTTTTTGGCACTTGTTGGAAGGTTGACAAGACTTCATGTTTCATTCTTCTCAATAGCTTTTATTTCAACATCCATAGCCTTTCTCCACTTTTCATGCCTGACTGCTTCTTCATAGTTTAGTGGATCATTGCTATTGCAGAAGACTAGAAGGTTGTGAAGTTGCTCTTCCTCACTTTTTATGTTTGTTACATAGTCATCTAGATAATTTGGTTTATGTTATGTTCTTAATGCGGACTCACCCCGTTCATGTGTATTTTGATCATTGCTATTGCAGAAGACTCATCTAGATAACTTGGTCATTTAgttgtatttttatttgtattttgcaaacaattttaaaatttatgtatAGTTGTATTTTATGAATGACTAGTGTATGGTTAAAGAATGAGTTATGAATATTTGATCTTAGTCATGATGACTGACTTATGTGCATGGTTTATTGTGTGAGTACTCTAAGCACTGTCAAATGATGAGAAAATTTCTTCCTAGTTGCTGTCTAGGGGTTCATAACATTGTCCAAGGGTTCGAATGAATTTGGAAATTCAAATATACtccattattttaaaataaagactTAGGCGATGCATAAAACATTGTCCAGGATGTgtctgaattttgaaattcaaattgacCCCTTTGTTTAACACAAACAAGCCAAACATACTCAAAATATTGTTTTAAGGATTAGTTCGGAGTTTCAaatttgaatatatatttttatttgaattaaaggATATATTTCTGATAAAGAGATTTGATGTATAATTGATGCTTCCAAATTACATATCAACTGATTAAACAAAAGAGTTGCACTCTCACCTACAATGACCAACACCAAACAAAACATTATTTGAACCAGCAACATATGACAACAATATCAATGGTGGACAATGCAACAAGCTTGGAAGGAGGAGGGAACAATGACATGCTAGTCGGAGGAGTGACGCCGCACAGACGGTTCACCATTGAAGCATATGAAATTTATAATTGTATCACAATCAAATGAAgtaatttttcatttcatttcccATTTTTTGGAAAGAGTTCTATTTACCTTGGAAAGAAAGGTATCACATGTTATATTCAATTCAACCAACCATAACATCGATGAATGAACGGAACCTCGCGGTAAAGACAGCTCGTAATTGCTATTTAGACATAGTTAACTGTTACTAAATAGCAATTCTGAAGTAACTGCCATTAACCACAAAGACTCCGTCGATGAATGGCGAATAGCGCTATTAACAAATTGCAATCAGATAAAATCTCAAAAATGAACATTCTAGCCGATGAAGAGTTTATTATCTCTAATAGTAACATACAACATTTGATTTTCTTCAAGCTGTTACATTGAACAGTTTGAAGGAATCTACTATATTCTGCAATCTGTCTTTCATCTTCCCCCATCTTCTCTCGTTCGCTCCTGTCGTCAGCGTGTAAAACTTACCTGCAATCAATGGTTAATTATTCATCTAATGACTACTTCATGCAGTTGAAATATTCAGAATGAGAATTCAAAACCATACCATTTCCAATAGAGACTGCGCTGAGAGCGTGACGAGTGAAGTTTGGAGCCTGAGCAATGAACTCAAATTGATAATACACTTTTCCGTCAATATCACGCTGGAGAGTTATACAGATGGAACAAGCTATGATAAGTGCTTATGTATAAGTGCTTATACATAAAGTAGCATAAAGTAGTTGAACTATGACCAGAAGGACTCGCCAGTTCACTGattggttcggtttttaaaacactgaataATGACTACAAAAACAAGGAGAATTGATATAAGAGATTGAACCTCGGTTGCTTTAATTATCTTTGTTTTCTGGTTTGGAGGTGCCAAAACTTTTTTAATTAGAGTTGCTGCAACCTGAAAACAAATCAAGAACACGATGAAAAGCGGTCTTTCTTCTCTTTCTAGAATCAATGCTACTCAGACACTGATATAAACCTAACCTCTTCAGGCGATCCAAACTCTTTAATATCTTGTTTTCCAGTTGGGATCATCGTTACGCTGACGTTTTCCAACGGTTCGATAACATCTTTGAACACCTTATCTTGACCTTCAATCACTACTTCCTGACCACTCCCcatgataaaagaaaaaaaggagctAACCTTAACTTCCATTTCAGCTTTTTTATCGATAGATGAAATCAAAGTTCGCTATATTTGCAAGTGAAACTCTTCGGCAAGATGCAGACAGTATATATAACAACAATGCTCACCTGCCACCCGAAAGGGTAGACAAACGAATATCCGTCTTTCCTATCTACAACCGGTTGAAATCCTGATTCTGCGGCAACTGAGCCATATCAAGAGTATATATAACCTCAGGATGTCAGAAACCGGTATTTATGAAAGTTAGCAGACGGTAAATAACTGCTTAATATGAAATCTTACAAGAAATTGATTGTTGGTCGAACAAAAAGACTAACGGGGCAGTAGCTCCAATGGCGATCATCTGGCGCCTACCGGGTTCATCTGTCAATGTAACCACAATGAATCAAAAAAGACTAATCAACATGGATGCAAGTAGGTTTTACTCTATGAAGACCTAACATAGACACAGACACGTCAACaccagtaataatttgaaaaaatgcgGCCCTCTTTTCTATAAAGACCTAACATAGACACAGTCACAGACACGTCAACACCagtaataatttgagaaaatacgACCCTCTACTCTATGAAACACTAACACAGACAGAGATATGTCAACACCagtaataatttgagaaaataatataattgaatgtaATCACATTTGTTAGTATGCATTGTGCAACATTGTTGTATACATTGACACGAATCAGACATCGAACACATCTTCAATCTTAAGTATCCAAGACACAAAACAGATAAATACAATATAGCAATAACTGTCTATCAATTCAAGCTcaatagataaaaaaaaaaaagaaaccttGAGAAAGTGAAGGTTCATGTGAAGCTTTGACAATGAAGGAAATGCCATCTCTTCTAGATGAACGAAAACCACTACCATGTTTCTGCAACACACACCTTTCATTGAAGAATGAACAAAACTAAACTATACCAAGTTAAAGGATGAGAGAGGAAAAGAAAGTACCTGAGGGAAAGAGTTGTGAAAGAGTGTTCGGTGAAGTGTAGGTGAATTCTGCAGGGATGCCATTGTTGGCTTGGATTTTGCAAGGAAAATGAAACTTTTTTTCTTATTGTGTTGTTTTGTTGTATCTATGTGGTGGAGGACACTCTTGTGAATTTGACTTATCCATTATCCTAAAAGTGCAACCACAATCCACTATCTTTCCTCTCCTTAATATTTGTCCCAATAATATACCTTTAACTAAGTAGCAAATTGTTCTTTTACTGTAACACTTTCAAATTGAT comes from Vicia villosa cultivar HV-30 ecotype Madison, WI unplaced genomic scaffold, Vvil1.0 ctg.001554F_1_1, whole genome shotgun sequence and encodes:
- the LOC131635794 gene encoding psbP-like protein 1, chloroplastic — encoded protein: MASLQNSPTLHRTLFHNSFPQKHGSGFRSSRRDGISFIVKASHEPSLSQDEPGRRQMIAIGATAPLVFLFDQQSISFAAESGFQPVVDRKDGYSFVYPFGWQEVVIEGQDKVFKDVIEPLENVSVTMIPTGKQDIKEFGSPEEVAATLIKKVLAPPNQKTKIIKATERDIDGKVYYQFEFIAQAPNFTRHALSAVSIGNGKFYTLTTGANERRWGKMKDRLQNIVDSFKLFNVTA